One part of the Sporosarcina ureae genome encodes these proteins:
- a CDS encoding DUF2935 domain-containing protein codes for MAGYTDNYERDTYGIIDFWVRNNFEHGEFFDREISHHELELARANQEMVDRMGKIFKKTESKTGDIGLIIDEAKSSTKEFSDLLIHTMDRALHCDVIISTPTSLLDHMIREAEEAERVFKLIETNSYITPADATLHESNFWLRQMLDHLIFISHYVDASNYELHDQVRAMTRKFENLLLQAQALKTIIRRPRNEVSPVLNTFNQMVIKEAKALEAFKLELSELIKACAAVTTAPPDLLEHIAREAHHLWKNLEDQVVN; via the coding sequence GACTTTTGGGTGCGTAACAACTTTGAGCATGGGGAATTTTTCGATCGAGAAATCAGCCATCATGAGCTAGAATTAGCACGCGCCAATCAGGAAATGGTCGATCGTATGGGGAAAATTTTCAAGAAAACTGAATCTAAAACAGGTGATATTGGATTAATCATCGATGAAGCGAAGAGTTCGACGAAAGAGTTTTCTGATTTGCTAATTCATACAATGGACCGTGCACTTCATTGTGATGTAATCATTTCTACCCCGACTTCCCTTCTTGATCATATGATACGAGAAGCCGAAGAAGCAGAGCGAGTGTTCAAATTGATCGAAACGAATTCCTACATTACTCCAGCTGATGCGACGTTGCATGAAAGCAATTTCTGGCTTCGCCAAATGCTCGATCACTTAATCTTCATTAGTCACTACGTGGATGCCTCTAACTATGAATTGCATGATCAAGTGCGTGCCATGACAAGAAAGTTTGAAAATCTTTTGTTGCAGGCGCAAGCTCTGAAGACCATTATCCGTAGACCACGCAATGAAGTTTCACCTGTATTGAATACGTTCAATCAAATGGTAATCAAAGAAGCCAAAGCGCTAGAAGCCTTTAAGCTAGAATTGAGCGAACTGATCAAAGCTTGTGCTGCAGTTACGACTGCTCCACCTGATTTACTTGAACACATTGCGAGAGAAGCGCATCATCTGTGGAAAAACCTTGAAGATCAAGTGGTTAACTAA
- a CDS encoding sigma-70 family RNA polymerase sigma factor: protein MDSVELEQVMDQYGEHLLKMAYFYLRDHELAKDIVQEVFISFYEKSNYQERGKLRAYLTKLTVNRCKDHLRSWSFRHLKFNKEWAETIHTEHDRLILQEEKSAIASAILTLPIKYREIILFYYYEELTMREVAAFLDLSENTVKTRMTKARILLKDKLSADYWEVLSIE from the coding sequence ATGGATTCCGTGGAACTGGAACAGGTCATGGATCAATACGGGGAACATTTATTGAAAATGGCCTACTTCTATTTACGTGACCATGAACTGGCGAAGGATATCGTCCAGGAGGTGTTCATTTCATTTTACGAGAAATCGAACTATCAAGAACGAGGAAAGTTACGCGCTTATTTAACGAAACTAACAGTGAACCGCTGTAAAGATCATTTGCGAAGCTGGTCTTTCCGACATTTGAAATTTAATAAAGAATGGGCAGAAACTATACATACTGAACATGATCGATTGATTCTGCAGGAAGAAAAGTCTGCGATTGCTTCTGCTATATTGACATTACCTATAAAGTATCGAGAAATTATACTGTTTTATTATTACGAAGAACTAACTATGCGAGAGGTTGCTGCGTTTCTTGATCTATCGGAAAACACCGTAAAAACGAGAATGACCAAAGCACGTATTTTGTTAAAAGATAAACTGTCAGCTGATTATTGGGAGGTGCTTTCCATTGAATAA
- a CDS encoding universal stress protein: protein MKIAVAIDGSENAMRAAKHAIMLAEYLPKVTLEIIYVQDYNKAKDERLLSQSPESLSLKREQKLHPILAMAKEAAVDAKVIMLKGNPSQEIIMYVNEKKIDKLVIGSRGLNTIQEMVLGSVSHKVMKHVDCPVTVVK, encoded by the coding sequence ATGAAGATAGCTGTAGCAATTGATGGTTCTGAAAATGCAATGCGTGCTGCAAAACACGCAATAATGTTGGCGGAGTATTTACCTAAAGTTACTTTAGAAATTATTTATGTACAGGATTATAACAAAGCAAAAGATGAACGATTATTATCGCAAAGCCCTGAAAGTCTATCATTAAAACGTGAGCAAAAATTGCATCCGATTTTAGCGATGGCTAAGGAAGCCGCGGTCGATGCTAAAGTAATCATGCTAAAAGGCAATCCGAGTCAGGAAATCATTATGTATGTCAATGAAAAGAAAATTGATAAACTAGTAATCGGCAGTCGTGGATTGAATACTATTCAGGAAATGGTACTTGGTAGTGTCAGTCATAAAGTAATGAAACATGTTGATTGTCCTGTGACGGTGGTAAAATAA
- a CDS encoding SulP family inorganic anion transporter, with protein sequence MQTLQQQWFGNVRADILAGIVVGLALIPEALAFAFIVGVDPRVALYASFTIAVITAFVGGRPGLISAATGAMALVLVSLMANHGLEYVLAATILTGIIQLILGSLGVANLMRFIPNSVMLGFVNALGIMIFITQLPYLVGAGTMTYVFAIVTLILVYAVPRFFTAIPAPLIAIVVMTAIALFSGVKLQSIGDLGTMPSSLPTFFFPDIPLNFETLKIILPYSVALSIVGLLESLLTSQVLDDITDTPSNKNREARGQGIANFITGFFGGMAGCALIGQSVINMKSGGRGRLSTLTAGVFLMFLIIVLGDVVVKIPMPVLAGVMVMVAATTFNWGSFKFLRSAPRSESVVMLVTVAIILYTHNLAIGVVIGVILSALFFVAKISRVTVTTHDGVYKIQGPLFFASTTKFIQAFDHVNEKRITIDFENSQLWDESAVGAIFKVVGKLESRGINVTMRGLNSSSQQLYEKLL encoded by the coding sequence GGTTCGGGAATGTGCGAGCGGATATATTGGCAGGGATTGTCGTAGGATTAGCGCTCATTCCGGAAGCATTGGCTTTTGCGTTTATCGTGGGCGTCGATCCGCGTGTAGCGTTATATGCATCATTTACTATTGCGGTTATAACTGCGTTTGTGGGCGGTCGTCCAGGTCTGATATCTGCCGCAACAGGTGCAATGGCTCTAGTACTCGTCAGTTTAATGGCCAATCATGGTCTTGAATACGTACTGGCAGCAACGATTTTAACAGGTATAATACAATTAATTCTAGGCTCATTAGGAGTCGCGAATCTAATGCGCTTCATTCCGAATTCTGTCATGCTTGGATTCGTCAATGCGCTTGGAATAATGATCTTCATTACGCAATTACCGTACTTAGTAGGTGCTGGTACGATGACATATGTATTCGCTATTGTGACACTAATATTGGTATATGCGGTACCACGTTTTTTCACAGCTATACCCGCTCCACTGATCGCCATTGTCGTAATGACCGCAATTGCATTATTTAGTGGTGTGAAGTTGCAGTCAATCGGTGATTTAGGGACGATGCCGAGCTCATTGCCGACATTCTTTTTCCCTGACATTCCATTAAACTTTGAAACATTGAAGATTATTTTACCGTATTCAGTAGCATTATCTATTGTAGGATTGCTTGAGTCCTTACTTACATCTCAAGTTCTTGATGATATAACGGATACTCCAAGTAATAAAAACCGTGAAGCGCGCGGACAGGGTATTGCCAACTTCATCACTGGGTTCTTCGGGGGTATGGCAGGTTGTGCATTGATTGGCCAATCGGTGATCAATATGAAGTCGGGAGGCAGAGGGCGTTTGTCCACGCTGACCGCAGGAGTATTCTTGATGTTCTTGATTATTGTACTGGGAGATGTAGTCGTTAAAATTCCGATGCCAGTTCTCGCTGGGGTCATGGTTATGGTAGCTGCGACAACATTTAATTGGGGCTCATTTAAGTTCTTGCGGTCTGCACCACGTTCAGAGTCTGTAGTGATGCTTGTTACAGTGGCGATTATTTTATATACGCATAACTTGGCAATCGGCGTGGTTATTGGAGTTATTCTAAGTGCATTATTCTTTGTAGCGAAAATTTCTCGTGTAACTGTAACTACTCACGATGGAGTCTATAAAATCCAAGGACCGCTGTTCTTTGCTTCCACAACGAAATTTATTCAAGCTTTTGATCATGTAAATGAAAAGAGGATCACGATCGATTTTGAAAATAGTCAGCTATGGGATGAATCTGCAGTAGGTGCGATTTTTAAAGTTGTGGGCAAATTAGAGAGCAGGGGGATCAACGTCACGATGCGAGGGTTAAATTCCTCGAGCCAACAACTGTATGAAAAATTATTGTGA